A part of Aegilops tauschii subsp. strangulata cultivar AL8/78 chromosome 2, Aet v6.0, whole genome shotgun sequence genomic DNA contains:
- the LOC109744903 gene encoding uncharacterized protein, which translates to MASLMDDVTAEIFLRLPPDEPEHLFRAALVCKPWLRVLRDPSFRRRYSVFHRAPPLLGLLHRLQVFEGDPAARLAPTTAAPLSPYPDLSRTRPLDCRHGRVLLHVGVGAWHFVVWDPVTGEQHRLPEPGIPWLIYTAAVFCAVPGCDHLDCHGGPFRVVFLVTEDCTDLVKAAVYSSETGAWSTPVTMDAGCDVQHRRDAIAAGFYYTPYVQPRRGAVIGDEAYFTLRWGNPVVKYNWSKNRISMIDPPTKDVYKPGVRKEYGNHVALMVMEDSSLGFACVEGSSLHLWSRKVNAQGDAGWVHCRAILLESVIPVASSDDKPFVVGCAEGVGVIFVSTGAGLFTIKLDSGLVKKVAESGVYFSVLPYMSFYTPDRGRFPSLAEITDV; encoded by the exons ATGGCGTCGCTGATGGACGACGTCACCGCCGAGATcttcctccgcctcccgccggaCGAGCCCGAGCACCTCTTCCGCGCCGCCCTCGTCTGCAAGCCCTGGCTCCGCGTCCTCCGCGACCCCTCCTTCCGCCGCCGCTACAGCGTCTTCCACCGGGCGCCTCCCCTGCTCGGCCTCCTCCACAGGCTCCAGGTCTTCGAAGGAGaccccgccgcccgcctcgccccCACCACGGCGGCGCCCCTCTCCCCCTACCCCGACCTCAGCCGCACGCGCCCCCTCGACTGCCGCCACGGCCGCGTCCTCCTCCACGTGGGGGTCGGGGCTTGGCATTTCGTCGTCTGGGACCCCGTCACGGGCGAGCAGCACCGCCTCCCGGAGCCCGGCATCCCGTGGCTCATCTACACTGCCGCCGTGTTCTGCGCCGTGCCGGGCTGCGACCACCTCGACTGCCACGGCGGCCCCTTTCGGGTTGTCTTTCTGGTCACCGAAGACTGCACAGATCTAGTCAAGGCCGCCGTGTACTCATCAGAGACGGGTGCGTGGAGCACGCCAGTGACAATGGACGCTGGCTGCGATGTCCAGCACAGGCGAGATGCCATTGCAGCTGGATTCTACTACACACCCTATGTCCAGCCTAGGCGGGGTGCCGTCATTGGAGACGAAGCCTACTTCACACTTCGCTGGGGTAACCCAGTCGTCAAGTATAACTGGAGCAAGAATCGCATATCCATGATTGACCCGCCAACAAAGGATGTGTACAAACCCGGTGTCAGAAAAGAGTATGGTAACCACGTCGCCCTCATGGTGATGGAGGACAGTTCACTGGGGTTTGCCTGCGTTGAGGGTTCCAGCCTTCATCTGTGGTCAAGAAAGGTGAATGCACAAGGAGATGCAGGATGGGTGCACTGCAGGGCCATCCTGCTGGAGAGTGTTATACCTGTTGCCAGTTCTGATGACAAACCATTTGTGGTTGGATGTGCAGAGGGTGTGGGTGTCATATTCGTCAGCACAGGTGCTGGCTTATTCACAATCAAGCTAGATTCTGGGCTGGTTAAGAAGGTTGCCGAGTCTGGGGTCTACTTCAGCGTCCTACCCTACATGAGCTTCTATACTCCAG ATCGTGGTAGATTTCCATCCCTGGCGGAGATCACTGATGTCTGA